A region from the Triticum urartu cultivar G1812 chromosome 1, Tu2.1, whole genome shotgun sequence genome encodes:
- the LOC125513628 gene encoding uncharacterized protein At5g39865-like, whose amino-acid sequence MGCVSSTFTEDDERRIIGVSASASHIVSLTSSTYGILTYNLAPPNKSTPPPPPPPPPAPPLSLPSSRAKPKPPSDEQPEAEVINSWELMAGLHDPSTPAKSRSPRGPARRDAGDRPPRPVRFPLRAIDGNAAARAPPPPQRCPPGGARCAVLYTTTLRAVRSTFEACNAARAALQSHGVAFRERDVSMDRGFRDELRALLLPGAPAALPRLFVRGRHVGGAVEVLRLDEEGALAPLLEGLPRARSHGCCDGCGGMRFLPCFDCSGSRKVLAGAGGAVKGRPERGVVLRCRECNENGLVLCPICS is encoded by the coding sequence ATGGGGTGCGTGTCGTCGACCTTCACCGAGGACGACGAGCGGCGGATCATCGGGGTATCCGCCTCCGCGTCCCACATCGTCTCCCTCACCTCCTCCACCTACGGCATCCTCACCTACAACCTCGCCCCTCCCAACAAATCCACaccccctccaccgccgccgcctccgcccgccCCACCGCTCTCGCTCCCCTCCAGCAGGGCCAAGCCCAAGCCGCCCTCCGACGAGCAGCCGGAGGCGGAGGTCATCAACTCGTGGGAGCTCATGGCCGGCCTGCACGACCCCTCCACCCCGGCCAAGTCCAGGTCCCCGCGCGGCCCCGCCCGCAGGGACGCCGGCGACCGCCCGCCCCGCCCCGTCCGCTTCCCGCTCCGCGCCATCGACGGCAACGCCGCGGCGCGCGCGCCCCCTCCGCCGCAGCGCTGCCCGCCCGGCGGCGCGCGCTGCGCGGTGCTCTACACCACCACGCTCCGCGCCGTGCGGTCCACCTTCGAGGCCTGCAACGCGGCGCGCGCGGCGCTGCAGTCCCACGGCGTCGCCTTCCGCGAGCGCGACGTCTCCATGGACCGCGGCTTCCGGGACGAGCTCCGCGCGCTGCTCCTCCCGGGCGCCCCGGCGGCGCTACCGCGGCTCTTCGTGCGGGGCCGCCACGTGGGCGGCGCGGTGGAGGTGCTGCGGCTGGACGAGGAGGGCGCGCTGGCGCCGCTGCTGGAGGGCCTCCCCCGCGCGCGCTCCCACGGCTGCTGCGACGGCTGCGGCGGCATGAGGTTCCTCCCCTGCTTCGACTGCTCCGGCAGCCGCAAGGTCCTGGCCGGCGCCGGCGGGGCAGTGAAAGGGCGCCCGGAGAGGGGCGTGGTGCTCCGCTGCCGAGAGTGCAACGAGAACGGCCTCGTGCTCTGCCCCATCTGCTCCTGA